In Fodinicola acaciae, the following proteins share a genomic window:
- a CDS encoding Lrp/AsnC ligand binding domain-containing protein codes for MVQAYILIQTEVGKARDVAATIAEISGVSKVDSVTGPYDVIVLTEADTVDELGSLVVSRVQNVPGITRTLTCSVVHL; via the coding sequence TTGGTCCAGGCCTACATCCTGATTCAGACCGAGGTCGGCAAGGCGCGTGATGTCGCGGCCACCATCGCCGAGATCAGCGGCGTCTCGAAGGTCGACTCGGTGACCGGCCCGTACGACGTCATCGTGCTCACCGAGGCCGACACCGTCGACGAGCTCGGCAGCCTGGTGGTCTCGCGCGTGCAGAACGTGCCTGGCATCACGCGTACGCTGACCTGCTCGGTGGTGCACCTGTAG
- a CDS encoding helix-turn-helix domain-containing protein, with the protein MPTTEIGSTVPRRQLGRELRRLREAARITVDEAAEQLELSRVKMWRIEKGASAMRSLDVEHMCRLYGHGPDAEITKALMALAKETKEKGWWVSYAGVIPRGFEAFIGLETAASSMSAYEPSIVPGLLQTESYARAIVEKGGPAELSPAEVERTVELRMERQKILTRTKKHPIQLDVVLGEEILHRLVGGRAVVAEQLRHLLVVSERVDTIRIRIVDNASGAHAGLSTGGFALLDFPRSGTGKPTEPTTVYLSIGSASLYHDKPRVLGYYQKTWRALDKSALDEEATRVLVRAAIQEMEKP; encoded by the coding sequence ATGCCCACCACCGAGATCGGCTCGACCGTGCCTCGCCGCCAGCTCGGCCGCGAGCTGCGCAGGCTGCGCGAAGCCGCCCGGATCACCGTCGACGAGGCGGCCGAGCAGCTGGAGCTGTCGCGGGTCAAGATGTGGCGGATCGAGAAGGGCGCGTCGGCGATGCGGTCGCTGGACGTCGAGCACATGTGCCGCCTGTATGGCCACGGCCCGGACGCCGAGATCACCAAGGCCCTGATGGCCCTCGCCAAGGAAACCAAGGAAAAGGGCTGGTGGGTCAGCTACGCGGGTGTCATTCCGCGAGGATTCGAGGCATTCATTGGCTTGGAAACCGCTGCGTCGTCGATGTCCGCGTATGAGCCATCAATCGTGCCTGGCCTTCTTCAGACCGAATCGTACGCGCGAGCGATCGTGGAGAAGGGTGGGCCTGCCGAGCTTTCGCCTGCGGAAGTCGAGCGCACGGTCGAGCTGCGCATGGAGCGTCAGAAGATCTTGACGCGCACCAAGAAGCATCCAATACAGCTGGATGTGGTGCTGGGCGAAGAAATTCTCCATCGCCTCGTGGGCGGCCGAGCGGTCGTGGCGGAGCAGCTGCGCCACCTGCTCGTAGTCAGCGAGCGAGTCGACACAATCCGCATTCGGATCGTCGACAACGCGAGCGGCGCCCATGCCGGGTTGTCTACCGGCGGCTTCGCGTTGCTGGACTTTCCGCGTAGCGGGACGGGCAAGCCGACCGAGCCGACCACTGTCTATTTGAGTATCGGTTCGGCGTCTCTGTACCACGACAAGCCGCGAGTTCTCGGCTACTACCAGAAGACCTGGCGTGCCCTGGATAAATCTGCGCTTGACGAAGAAGCAACACGTGTCCTTGTCCGCGCTGCAATACAGGAGATGGAGAAGCCATGA
- a CDS encoding DAK2 domain-containing protein: MSTPDGVFDAAIARRWCAAGLAKLRRHRDEINGLNVFPVPDADTGTNLVLTMRSACRSLADGKDAQRVGEVLRHAARGALLGARGNSGVIVAEFLRGMADALAGHRVATPAELAEAFTVAADACTAAVEQPLEGTVLSVARAAAEAAKAAGDLASVCEAATDGAAQALQRTTSQLPALAAAGVVDAGGRGLLVLFEALTTVATGGSILDDDTDEPEETKPAGPPAYEVQYLLDATRSAVDHLRRKLAPLGDSLAVVSADQGTWNVHVHVNDIGAAIEAGIQSGRPHHISVTRFADQLDHAPHAGHVHQPPVEPERPAGRAVLVIIAGTGLAQVLEEAGAAVLAASPVRAADVRASIDATGAAEVIIVCLADVEGEGSGHAAVDTAAHGAREDGRRVTVVPVASPVQALAATAVFDPERRFDDVVITMAETAGATRWAELVVATKESLTVAGRARAGDVVALVEGEVIAVTDGSAEEVLASALTDLIDRLLSAGGELVTVVTGADAPDGLAELVEEHVAARWPLAEAQVFAGGQVSRPVLVGVE; this comes from the coding sequence GTGTCGACACCAGACGGCGTCTTCGACGCGGCCATCGCGCGCCGCTGGTGTGCAGCCGGTCTGGCCAAGCTGCGACGGCACCGCGACGAGATCAACGGCCTCAACGTCTTTCCGGTGCCGGACGCCGACACCGGTACGAACCTCGTGCTCACCATGCGCTCCGCCTGCCGCTCGTTGGCCGACGGCAAGGACGCGCAGCGCGTCGGCGAGGTGCTCCGGCATGCTGCCAGAGGAGCGCTGCTCGGCGCGCGCGGCAACTCCGGTGTGATCGTCGCCGAGTTCCTGCGCGGCATGGCCGACGCGCTGGCCGGCCATAGGGTCGCGACACCGGCCGAGCTGGCGGAGGCCTTCACAGTGGCGGCCGACGCCTGTACGGCGGCGGTCGAGCAGCCGCTGGAGGGCACGGTCCTGTCCGTCGCGCGCGCCGCCGCCGAGGCGGCGAAGGCCGCCGGCGACCTCGCGTCGGTCTGCGAAGCGGCGACCGACGGCGCGGCGCAGGCGTTGCAGCGCACGACCAGCCAGCTGCCGGCGCTGGCCGCCGCCGGCGTGGTCGACGCCGGCGGCCGCGGGCTGCTCGTCCTGTTCGAGGCGCTCACGACGGTCGCCACCGGCGGCTCGATCCTCGACGACGACACCGACGAGCCGGAGGAGACCAAGCCGGCCGGACCACCCGCGTACGAGGTGCAGTATCTGCTCGACGCCACCAGGTCGGCGGTCGACCACCTCCGCCGCAAGCTCGCGCCGCTGGGCGACTCGCTGGCCGTGGTGAGCGCCGACCAAGGCACGTGGAACGTGCACGTACACGTCAACGACATCGGCGCCGCGATCGAGGCCGGCATCCAGTCCGGCCGGCCACACCACATCTCGGTGACCCGGTTCGCCGACCAGCTCGACCACGCGCCGCACGCCGGCCACGTGCACCAGCCGCCGGTTGAGCCGGAGCGGCCGGCCGGTCGCGCGGTGCTGGTCATTATCGCTGGCACGGGCCTCGCGCAGGTGCTTGAGGAGGCCGGTGCCGCGGTGCTGGCGGCGAGTCCGGTGCGCGCGGCGGACGTACGCGCGTCGATCGACGCGACCGGCGCGGCCGAGGTCATCATCGTCTGCCTGGCCGATGTCGAAGGCGAAGGCAGCGGCCACGCGGCCGTCGACACCGCCGCTCACGGCGCGCGCGAGGACGGCCGCCGCGTCACGGTCGTACCGGTCGCGTCGCCGGTCCAGGCGCTGGCGGCCACCGCCGTCTTCGATCCGGAGCGCCGCTTCGACGACGTCGTCATCACGATGGCGGAGACGGCCGGCGCGACGCGGTGGGCCGAGCTGGTGGTGGCGACCAAGGAGTCGCTGACGGTCGCCGGCCGCGCTCGTGCCGGTGACGTCGTGGCGCTGGTCGAAGGCGAGGTCATCGCGGTCACCGACGGGTCGGCCGAGGAGGTGCTGGCGTCGGCGCTGACCGACCTGATCGACCGGCTGCTGAGCGCCGGCGGCGAGCTGGTCACCGTCGTCACCGGAGCGGACGCGCCGGACGGCCTCGCCGAGCTGGTCGAGGAGCACGTCGCCGCGCGGTGGCCGCTGGCCGAGGCGCAGGTGTTCGCCGGCGGTCAGGTGTCGCGGCCGGTTCTTGTCGGTGTCGAGTGA
- a CDS encoding phosphodiesterase, whose product MTLIAHLSDPHLTVGPAGDGPEAGLRTALRTVAAYAPDAVVITGDLVDNGQVAEYERLRPLLAGLPWPVHLVLGNHDDRAAARQVFSLPGEGFVQYAVDIRDTRLVVLDSLIPGSAAGELSADRLAWLDSTLAERPDTPTLVALHHPPMATGIAGMDAIGLTAPGFAEVLAAHPHVVRVLTGHIHRSVSARFGGTTVTVSPSTARQVTLDLTGATEVTFRSEPPGFLLHFFDGPDPVTHLVPVGDHGPTWTMPDVQ is encoded by the coding sequence ATGACGCTGATAGCGCACCTGTCCGACCCGCACCTCACGGTCGGACCTGCCGGCGACGGACCGGAGGCCGGCCTGCGTACGGCCCTGCGGACCGTCGCCGCGTACGCACCTGACGCGGTCGTGATCACCGGCGACCTGGTCGACAACGGCCAGGTCGCCGAGTACGAACGGCTGCGGCCGCTGCTGGCCGGCCTGCCGTGGCCGGTGCACCTCGTACTCGGCAACCACGACGATCGCGCCGCCGCTCGGCAGGTGTTCTCGTTGCCGGGCGAGGGGTTCGTGCAGTATGCGGTGGACATCCGCGACACGCGGCTGGTGGTGCTCGACTCGCTCATCCCCGGCTCGGCCGCCGGCGAGCTGTCCGCCGACCGGCTGGCCTGGCTGGACTCCACCCTCGCCGAGCGGCCCGACACGCCGACGCTGGTCGCGCTGCACCATCCGCCGATGGCGACCGGCATCGCCGGCATGGACGCGATCGGCCTGACCGCTCCCGGTTTCGCCGAGGTGCTGGCGGCCCATCCGCACGTCGTACGCGTGCTGACCGGTCACATCCACCGGTCCGTCAGCGCACGTTTTGGCGGCACGACGGTGACGGTGTCGCCGAGCACGGCGCGCCAGGTCACCCTCGACCTGACCGGCGCCACCGAGGTCACCTTCCGGTCCGAGCCACCGGGTTTCCTGCTGCATTTCTTCGATGGTCCGGATCCGGTCACGCATCTCGTACCGGTCGGCGACCACGGGCCGACGTGGACGATGCCGGACGTCCAGTGA
- a CDS encoding DUF3515 family protein, which yields MSDSERKPPATDRRGAARLAAFIAVPIAVVAGIAFFAIRSATLPQPAASATPSVAASGPVTVTAPPSAPADVVALCGKMIGSLPIVLDGKHSRAVSTAPDRVVAWGDPAVVLRCGVAPVTYPPDANLLGINGVTWYGKAVGRDVVFTSIDRKVPIEITVPAAKGNPSDPIATLSTPIGHIVPPK from the coding sequence GTGTCCGACTCAGAGCGGAAACCACCAGCCACCGACCGGCGCGGCGCCGCGCGGCTGGCCGCGTTCATCGCGGTGCCGATCGCCGTCGTCGCCGGCATCGCGTTCTTCGCGATCCGATCCGCGACCCTGCCGCAGCCGGCGGCGTCGGCGACCCCATCCGTCGCGGCCAGCGGACCGGTCACGGTGACCGCGCCGCCGTCCGCGCCGGCGGACGTCGTGGCACTGTGCGGCAAGATGATCGGCTCGCTGCCGATCGTGCTGGACGGCAAGCACTCGCGCGCGGTGAGTACGGCCCCGGACCGCGTGGTGGCCTGGGGCGACCCGGCCGTCGTGCTGCGCTGCGGCGTCGCACCGGTGACGTATCCGCCGGACGCCAACCTGCTCGGCATCAACGGCGTCACCTGGTACGGCAAGGCCGTCGGCCGTGACGTCGTGTTCACCAGCATCGACCGTAAGGTGCCGATCGAGATCACCGTGCCGGCCGCCAAGGGCAACCCGTCCGACCCGATCGCGACGCTGTCGACGCCGATCGGCCACATCGTCCCGCCGAAGTGA
- a CDS encoding tetratricopeptide repeat protein yields the protein MSDQPATEGTAEVYARAERFRSAGQPAEAARILEPVAAEHPDNAQVLTTLAQAYFSSAQLGRAEETLRQLVEVAPADHWARFVLGRTLERQGRYPEALGHVRLAAAMRDHPDYQATQNRLEGMVRDNV from the coding sequence ATGAGCGACCAGCCAGCCACCGAGGGCACCGCCGAGGTCTACGCGCGTGCCGAGCGGTTCCGGTCCGCCGGACAGCCGGCGGAGGCCGCTCGCATCCTCGAGCCGGTCGCCGCCGAGCACCCGGACAACGCCCAGGTGCTGACCACCCTCGCGCAGGCGTACTTCTCCTCCGCGCAGCTGGGCCGCGCCGAGGAGACCCTGCGCCAGCTCGTCGAGGTGGCCCCTGCCGACCACTGGGCCCGCTTCGTCCTCGGCCGTACGTTGGAACGCCAGGGCCGCTATCCGGAGGCCCTCGGCCACGTACGGCTCGCCGCCGCGATGCGCGACCATCCCGACTACCAGGCCACCCAGAACCGCCTCGAGGGCATGGTCCGCGACAACGTCTAA
- the recG gene encoding ATP-dependent DNA helicase RecG gives MYAMDKPLKSILKPAQARKLADGLGLLTVGDLIYHFPRRYGERGEATDLGDLKVNEDVSIIAKIVSKNVRQTRRKTDDKPLHIAEFTVGDGQRRLKVTFFNQRKRVHALQLGGWALFAGRVGKFKNAYQLTNADFKPIDVTDLADGEDPVEVFAAGLIPLYPATKEVTTWDISKAVDFVLKMLAPPEDPVPEAVRRRHGFMDLATALKEIHRPTTRDSLNEARKRLAYDEALALQVTLAQRRHAARDNPATPRPGRLGGLLDAFDERLPFRLTDGQLAVGKTLATELAEPFPMHRLLQGEVGSGKTVCALRAMLQVVDSGGQAALLAPTEVLAAQHARSLRKLLGPLATAGELGADDNATRVTLVTGSLSAPARRAAEAEAASGEAGIVVGTHALLSEGVTFADLGFVVIDEQHRFGVEQRDVLRAKSDKPPHVLVMTATPIPRTVAMTVYGDLETSSLSELPAGRAGITSHVVPADKPKWIERSWQKVRDEVAAGRQAYVVCPRIGEERGADDDVDEEFLDDDEGGEKQELQAVLEVAPALMRGELAGVRCGILHGRMPADEKESVMTSFAAGKVDVLIATTVIEVGVDVPNATVMVILDADRFGVSQLHQLRGRVGRGSAAGMCFLVTTIPYGTKTHTRLTDVASTLDGFELAELDLKARKEGDILGAAQSGRRSQLRLLSLQRDRKMILHAREDATQIVNEDPTLAKHTALAVAVDAFLNPDSADYLSKG, from the coding sequence ATGTATGCGATGGACAAGCCGCTCAAGAGCATCCTCAAGCCGGCGCAGGCCCGCAAGCTGGCCGACGGTCTCGGCCTGCTGACCGTCGGCGACCTGATCTATCACTTCCCCCGTCGCTACGGCGAGCGCGGCGAGGCCACCGACCTCGGCGACCTGAAGGTCAACGAGGACGTGTCGATCATCGCCAAGATCGTGTCCAAGAACGTACGCCAGACCAGGCGCAAGACCGACGACAAGCCGCTGCACATCGCCGAGTTCACCGTCGGCGACGGCCAGCGCCGGCTCAAGGTCACCTTCTTCAACCAGCGCAAGCGGGTGCACGCGCTGCAGCTCGGCGGTTGGGCCCTGTTCGCCGGCCGGGTCGGTAAGTTCAAAAACGCCTACCAGCTGACCAACGCCGACTTCAAGCCGATCGACGTGACCGACCTGGCCGACGGCGAGGATCCGGTGGAGGTGTTCGCGGCCGGCCTGATCCCGCTCTATCCGGCCACCAAGGAGGTCACCACCTGGGACATCTCCAAGGCGGTCGACTTCGTCCTGAAGATGCTCGCGCCGCCGGAGGATCCGGTGCCGGAGGCCGTACGCCGGCGGCACGGCTTCATGGACCTGGCCACCGCGCTCAAGGAGATCCATCGGCCGACGACGCGCGACTCGCTCAACGAGGCGCGCAAGCGCCTCGCGTACGACGAGGCACTGGCCCTGCAGGTGACGCTGGCGCAGCGCCGGCACGCGGCTCGCGACAACCCGGCCACGCCGCGGCCCGGCCGGCTCGGCGGCCTGCTCGACGCCTTCGACGAGCGGCTGCCGTTCCGGCTCACCGACGGCCAGCTGGCGGTCGGCAAGACGCTCGCGACCGAGCTGGCCGAGCCGTTTCCGATGCACCGGCTGCTGCAGGGGGAGGTCGGCTCCGGCAAGACGGTGTGTGCGTTGCGCGCGATGCTGCAGGTCGTCGATTCCGGCGGCCAGGCCGCGCTGCTCGCCCCGACCGAGGTGCTGGCCGCACAGCACGCGCGGTCGCTGCGCAAGCTGCTCGGTCCGCTGGCGACCGCCGGAGAGCTCGGTGCCGACGACAACGCCACGCGCGTGACGCTGGTGACCGGCTCGCTGTCCGCGCCGGCCCGCCGCGCCGCCGAGGCCGAGGCGGCCTCCGGTGAGGCCGGCATCGTCGTCGGCACGCACGCGTTGCTCTCCGAAGGCGTGACTTTCGCCGACCTCGGTTTCGTGGTGATCGACGAGCAGCACCGGTTCGGTGTCGAGCAGCGCGACGTCCTCCGCGCCAAGTCCGACAAACCGCCGCACGTACTCGTGATGACCGCGACCCCGATCCCGCGGACCGTCGCGATGACCGTGTACGGCGACCTGGAGACGTCGTCGCTGTCCGAGCTGCCGGCCGGCCGCGCCGGCATCACCAGCCACGTCGTGCCGGCCGACAAGCCGAAGTGGATCGAGCGCTCCTGGCAGAAGGTGCGCGACGAGGTCGCCGCCGGCCGCCAGGCGTACGTCGTGTGTCCGCGCATCGGTGAGGAGCGCGGCGCCGACGACGACGTCGACGAGGAGTTCCTGGACGACGACGAAGGCGGCGAGAAGCAGGAGCTGCAGGCCGTGCTGGAGGTCGCGCCGGCGCTGATGCGAGGCGAGCTGGCCGGTGTACGCTGCGGGATCCTGCACGGCCGGATGCCGGCCGACGAGAAGGAGTCGGTGATGACCTCCTTCGCCGCCGGCAAGGTCGACGTACTGATCGCCACCACGGTCATCGAGGTCGGCGTCGATGTCCCCAACGCGACCGTGATGGTGATCCTGGACGCCGACCGGTTCGGCGTGAGCCAGCTGCACCAGTTGCGCGGCCGGGTCGGCCGTGGCTCGGCGGCCGGCATGTGTTTCCTGGTGACGACCATTCCGTACGGCACCAAGACGCACACCCGGCTGACCGACGTGGCGTCCACCTTGGACGGGTTCGAGCTGGCCGAGCTGGATCTGAAGGCCCGCAAGGAAGGCGACATCCTCGGCGCCGCGCAGTCCGGCCGGCGGTCGCAGCTGCGGCTGCTGTCGCTGCAGCGCGACCGCAAGATGATCCTTCACGCGCGCGAGGACGCGACGCAGATCGTCAACGAGGATCCGACATTGGCCAAGCACACGGCACTGGCGGTCGCCGTCGACGCGTTCCTCAACCCGGACTCGGCCGACTATCTTTCCAAAGGATGA
- a CDS encoding thiamine-phosphate kinase, translated as MSVGDVGEFGLIAGILARLPQGATSLLGPGDDAAVVRATDGRVVASTDLMLEGRHFRRDWSSGRDVGHKLAAANLADIAAMGAAPTALLVGLACPPDIEVAWVEEFTDGLRDECARIGASVVGGDISRADVIMLSATALGDLAGIPPVTRAGARPGDTVAVAGRLGYAAAGIAALTRGFRSPRVLVDAHRRPEPPYAAGPTAAALGATSMCDVSDGLLSDAGHIASASGVSIDLESAAFDVPEAMANAATALGHDTLRWILTGGDDHALLATFPAAVRLPASWRPVGHVVAAGAHGPAVTVDGGTYDGPPGHDHFTNP; from the coding sequence GTGTCGGTGGGGGATGTGGGGGAGTTCGGGCTGATCGCCGGCATTCTGGCACGGTTGCCGCAAGGGGCCACCAGCCTGCTGGGACCCGGCGACGACGCCGCGGTCGTACGCGCGACCGACGGTCGCGTGGTGGCAAGCACCGATCTCATGCTGGAAGGCCGGCACTTCCGCCGGGACTGGTCGTCCGGCCGAGACGTTGGCCACAAGCTGGCCGCCGCCAACCTCGCCGACATCGCCGCGATGGGGGCCGCGCCGACCGCGTTGCTGGTCGGCCTGGCCTGTCCGCCGGACATCGAGGTGGCCTGGGTCGAGGAGTTCACCGACGGCCTGCGTGACGAGTGCGCGCGGATCGGCGCGTCGGTGGTCGGCGGCGACATCTCGCGTGCCGATGTGATCATGCTCTCGGCGACCGCGCTCGGTGACCTCGCCGGCATACCGCCGGTGACCCGCGCCGGCGCGCGACCCGGCGACACGGTGGCGGTCGCCGGCCGGCTCGGCTACGCCGCCGCCGGCATCGCCGCGCTGACCCGCGGCTTCCGTTCGCCGCGCGTACTCGTCGACGCTCACCGCAGGCCGGAGCCGCCGTACGCCGCCGGGCCGACCGCTGCGGCGCTCGGTGCCACGTCGATGTGCGACGTGAGCGACGGCCTGCTCTCCGACGCCGGACACATCGCCAGCGCGTCCGGCGTATCGATCGACCTGGAGAGCGCGGCGTTCGATGTGCCGGAGGCGATGGCCAACGCCGCCACCGCGCTCGGCCACGACACGCTGCGCTGGATCCTGACCGGCGGCGACGACCACGCGCTGCTGGCCACCTTTCCGGCCGCGGTGAGGCTGCCGGCGTCCTGGCGGCCGGTCGGCCACGTCGTCGCCGCCGGCGCGCACGGTCCGGCGGTGACCGTCGACGGCGGCACATACGACGGACCGCCGGGACACGACCACTTCACCAACCCCTGA
- the rpmB gene encoding 50S ribosomal protein L28: MSAHCDVCGKEPGFGNTVARLGKNAIKRRVKGRSARMFRPNIQSVRTVINGTPKKLSVCTSCLRKGKVQRRAA; this comes from the coding sequence GTGTCCGCACATTGTGACGTCTGCGGCAAGGAGCCCGGCTTCGGAAACACCGTCGCCCGGCTGGGTAAGAACGCGATCAAGCGGCGGGTCAAGGGTCGCTCGGCGCGGATGTTCCGGCCGAACATCCAGTCCGTACGGACTGTCATCAACGGCACCCCCAAGAAGCTCAGCGTCTGCACCTCCTGCCTGCGCAAAGGCAAGGTCCAGCGGCGCGCCGCCTAG
- a CDS encoding DUF397 domain-containing protein, which translates to MNPALTWRKSSRSNQQTNCVEIADAGDFTFVRDSKLGDDSPVLSVASSSWRSFVVTIREGTLT; encoded by the coding sequence ATGAATCCTGCCCTGACGTGGCGGAAGAGCTCCCGTAGCAATCAGCAGACGAACTGTGTTGAGATCGCGGACGCTGGCGATTTCACATTCGTACGGGACTCCAAGCTTGGGGATGACTCACCAGTCTTGAGCGTCGCTTCGTCCAGTTGGCGGTCATTTGTCGTAACCATCCGCGAGGGGAC